Proteins encoded by one window of Streptomyces sp. NBC_01571:
- a CDS encoding pyridoxamine 5'-phosphate oxidase family protein: MYPDDGFRELDRQECLVLLVRAPVGRIVHTRHALPAVLPLNFCLDADSAVLLRTAADSDLARSVDGVVVAFEADEVDARAHSGWSVVVTGRATVVTDPAEHGRLSRTGPRSWVTSPRDVFIRIEPELVTGRELVAGRTAYGVDLSL, encoded by the coding sequence ATGTATCCCGACGACGGTTTCCGTGAACTCGACCGGCAGGAGTGTCTCGTCCTGCTGGTCCGGGCGCCGGTCGGCCGTATCGTGCACACGCGTCACGCCCTGCCCGCGGTGCTGCCGCTGAACTTCTGTCTGGACGCCGACTCCGCCGTACTGCTGCGGACGGCGGCGGACTCGGACCTGGCCCGTTCGGTCGACGGCGTGGTCGTGGCCTTCGAGGCGGACGAGGTCGACGCCCGCGCGCACTCCGGCTGGAGCGTCGTCGTCACCGGCCGCGCGACGGTGGTCACCGACCCCGCCGAGCACGGCAGGCTGTCCCGCACCGGCCCCCGCTCCTGGGTCACCTCGCCCCGCGACGTCTTCATCCGCATCGAACCCGAACTGGTGACCGGCCGTGAACTGGTCGCCGGACGCACGGCGTACGGAGTCGACCTCTCCCTCTGA
- a CDS encoding FUSC family protein: protein MLKRVFMAPDPGRLRLRNASRAVLGIGLAVALCGLAGRGLVGAVAGGLAALLALFTVTDATVRGQAVTTALLPAVGLPVLALAARLHDQPVARDLAFLAVVGAGVYARRWGPRGHSLGVFAFMTFFMTQFLHAVPRQVPGLYAAVLLSLLASSLVRFALWCFEGRLPPGATPPAPHGRGWDRPTTRQALQATVGGAFALVVGQWLSEDRWYWAVGATWWIFVNTASRGETLVRGFRRVLGTVLGMALGLVIAVPLHGAPVPSAVLVAVCVFGIFYTAAVSYTWMMLAVTLMAESLYGLLGVLDPGLIVLRLAETGVGALGAALAVVLVLPLTTHAVTDRWVERALHAVHGCTAAAAARLAGDEAADPAPRAGELEALLGRVRMALAPLVHPLNPLRARKARARQVLALLDDCAREAHGLVAVAGDPDASHDARLTAACRRVEAAVESLVGAVPEGALTAHAGVPGRHPGAEQALAHLHGLERALVALAAPLRGSRLMRV from the coding sequence GTGCTCAAGAGGGTGTTCATGGCGCCGGATCCGGGGCGGCTGCGGCTGCGCAACGCCTCCCGGGCCGTCCTCGGCATCGGTCTGGCGGTGGCCCTGTGCGGCCTCGCAGGCCGGGGACTCGTGGGCGCCGTGGCCGGCGGCCTCGCCGCGCTGCTCGCCCTCTTCACGGTGACCGACGCGACCGTCCGGGGGCAGGCCGTCACCACGGCCCTGCTCCCCGCCGTGGGCTTGCCCGTCCTGGCCCTCGCCGCCCGGCTGCACGACCAGCCGGTCGCGAGGGACCTGGCCTTCCTGGCGGTCGTCGGCGCCGGCGTGTACGCGCGGCGCTGGGGGCCGCGGGGTCATTCCCTGGGTGTGTTCGCGTTCATGACCTTCTTCATGACGCAGTTCCTGCACGCCGTCCCCCGCCAGGTGCCCGGGCTGTACGCCGCGGTGCTGCTCTCGCTGCTGGCGTCCTCGCTGGTGCGCTTCGCCCTGTGGTGCTTCGAGGGGCGGCTGCCGCCCGGCGCGACGCCCCCCGCACCGCACGGAAGGGGCTGGGACAGGCCGACCACCCGCCAGGCGCTCCAGGCGACGGTGGGCGGCGCCTTCGCGCTGGTGGTGGGCCAGTGGCTGTCCGAGGACCGCTGGTACTGGGCCGTGGGCGCCACCTGGTGGATCTTCGTGAACACCGCCTCGCGCGGCGAGACACTGGTGCGTGGCTTCCGCCGGGTTCTCGGCACGGTGCTCGGCATGGCCCTGGGCCTCGTCATAGCGGTGCCCCTGCACGGCGCGCCGGTCCCCAGCGCCGTTCTCGTCGCGGTCTGCGTCTTCGGGATCTTCTACACGGCAGCCGTCTCGTACACCTGGATGATGCTCGCGGTGACGCTGATGGCCGAGTCGCTCTACGGTCTGCTCGGTGTGCTGGACCCCGGTCTGATCGTGCTGCGGCTCGCGGAGACCGGCGTCGGCGCGCTCGGCGCGGCGCTCGCCGTCGTACTGGTCCTGCCCCTCACCACGCACGCGGTCACCGACCGCTGGGTCGAGCGGGCCCTGCACGCGGTGCACGGCTGCACCGCGGCGGCGGCCGCACGGCTCGCGGGGGACGAGGCCGCGGACCCCGCACCCCGTGCGGGGGAGCTCGAAGCACTTCTGGGGCGCGTACGGATGGCGCTCGCGCCCCTGGTGCATCCCCTCAACCCGTTGCGGGCGCGCAAGGCGCGAGCCCGTCAGGTGCTCGCGCTCCTGGACGACTGCGCCCGGGAGGCCCACGGTCTCGTGGCCGTCGCCGGGGACCCCGATGCCTCCCACGACGCCCGGCTGACGGCCGCCTGCCGACGCGTGGAAGCAGCGGTGGAGTCCCTGGTCGGAGCGGTGCCGGAGGGCGCCCTGACGGCCCACGCGGGGGTGCCGGGCCGGCACCCCGGCGCCGAGCAGGCACTCGCCCACCTGCACGGCCTGGAACGGGCACTGGTCGCGCTGGCCGCGCCGCTGCGCGGCTCCCGGCTCATGCGTGTCTGA
- a CDS encoding Crp/Fnr family transcriptional regulator, with product MNASPTFTRLRVLPVEHRERLLRLAREVSFPQATRLFEEGRRADRFWIIRTGTITLDLRVPGRRAAVIETLGHNELIGWSWLFGPHIWHLGAETTSPVRAFEFDAEQARVMCQDDPVLGMAVAEWVGDTVARRLRSARTRLLDLYAPYGSGPLG from the coding sequence ATGAACGCCTCCCCCACATTCACCAGGCTGCGGGTACTGCCCGTCGAACACCGCGAGCGCCTGCTGCGTCTCGCCCGCGAGGTGTCGTTCCCGCAGGCAACCCGTCTGTTCGAGGAGGGCAGGCGCGCCGACCGGTTCTGGATCATCCGGACCGGCACGATCACGCTCGACCTGCGTGTACCGGGCCGGCGCGCGGCCGTCATCGAGACTCTCGGGCACAACGAACTCATCGGCTGGTCCTGGCTGTTCGGGCCCCACATCTGGCACCTCGGCGCCGAGACGACGAGCCCTGTGCGCGCGTTCGAGTTCGACGCCGAGCAAGCGCGGGTCATGTGCCAGGACGACCCGGTGCTGGGAATGGCGGTGGCCGAGTGGGTGGGGGACACCGTCGCCCGACGGCTGCGGTCGGCACGGACACGGCTGCTGGACCTGTACGCGCCCTACGGCAGCGGCCCGCTCGGCTGA
- a CDS encoding pyridoxamine 5'-phosphate oxidase family protein produces the protein MSRQIPPNTVDPAVDRAQGDIGRRIAQRREELGLTREETADRAGTAPGYIRYIEEQPTATPGVGVLIRLADVLETSVAALRGGDADLPPGVGRAARHPELLVLDTDECRARLSTHGVGRLAMDTPSGPYIGPLNYSVVDGAVVCRTAPGSTPAAADGARVAFEVDHLDEALSQGWSVLVRGRARAVTDPAAVRRLEELSYSAPWAGGEGLTWLSIDTAEISGRRIKVDR, from the coding sequence ATGTCCCGACAGATCCCGCCGAACACGGTGGACCCGGCGGTGGACCGCGCACAGGGCGACATCGGGCGCCGTATCGCCCAACGACGTGAGGAACTGGGCCTGACCAGGGAGGAGACGGCCGACCGGGCGGGCACGGCTCCCGGCTACATCCGGTACATCGAGGAACAGCCCACGGCCACCCCGGGCGTCGGTGTGCTCATTCGGCTCGCCGACGTCCTGGAGACCAGCGTGGCGGCCCTGCGCGGCGGTGACGCCGACCTGCCGCCCGGCGTCGGCCGGGCCGCCCGCCACCCCGAACTGCTGGTGCTCGACACCGACGAGTGCCGGGCGCGGCTGTCGACGCACGGTGTCGGAAGGCTGGCCATGGACACGCCCAGCGGTCCGTACATCGGTCCGTTGAACTACAGCGTCGTGGACGGCGCGGTGGTCTGCAGGACGGCACCGGGCTCGACACCGGCCGCTGCCGACGGAGCCCGGGTCGCCTTCGAGGTCGACCACCTCGACGAGGCGCTGAGCCAGGGCTGGAGCGTGCTCGTACGCGGTCGGGCCCGCGCCGTGACGGACCCGGCCGCCGTACGACGGCTGGAGGAGCTCTCGTACAGTGCTCCCTGGGCGGGCGGCGAGGGCCTGACGTGGCTGTCCATCGACACCGCCGAGATCTCCGGACGCCGGATCAAAGTCGACCGGTGA
- a CDS encoding sirohydrochlorin chelatase, giving the protein MSSPTGPASGLPVRMPRPRQPGRHRRPEPLAAPEGAPALVLAVPGTSSAATRSLAEEVVSIARSELPGLDARIGYLDGDDSEFPTLQSVLARAAEERTARFEQARAAGADVSEPDGPVAVVVPLLAGPDNALLRRIRQAVMDSRVAADLTDSLGPHPLLAEALHVRLSEAGLARADRARLFTVATAADGIILASVGGEEAVQAAGITGMLLAARLAVPVMAAALDEEGAIAATAEQLRGSGSQQLALAPYLIGPEIDAGLLDEAAKEAGCSAAEALGPYPAIGKLALAKYTAALGIAPQQPQGAPVR; this is encoded by the coding sequence ATGAGCTCCCCCACTGGGCCCGCGTCCGGCCTGCCAGTACGAATGCCGCGACCCCGCCAGCCCGGGCGGCACCGCCGTCCGGAGCCCCTGGCGGCTCCCGAGGGCGCGCCCGCGCTCGTCCTCGCGGTGCCGGGCACCTCCAGCGCGGCCACGCGCAGCCTCGCCGAGGAGGTCGTGAGCATCGCGCGCTCCGAGCTGCCCGGCCTCGACGCCCGCATCGGGTATCTCGACGGGGACGACTCCGAGTTCCCCACGCTGCAGTCCGTGCTCGCGCGCGCCGCCGAGGAGCGCACCGCCCGCTTCGAGCAGGCCCGTGCCGCCGGTGCCGACGTGTCCGAGCCCGACGGCCCCGTCGCCGTCGTGGTGCCGCTGCTCGCCGGTCCTGACAACGCGCTGCTGCGCCGCATCCGCCAGGCCGTCATGGACAGCCGTGTCGCGGCCGACCTGACCGATTCCCTCGGTCCCCACCCGCTGCTCGCCGAGGCGCTGCACGTACGCCTGTCCGAGGCGGGTCTGGCGCGCGCCGACCGCGCCCGGCTGTTCACCGTGGCCACGGCCGCCGACGGCATCATCCTCGCCTCCGTGGGCGGCGAGGAGGCCGTGCAGGCGGCCGGTATCACCGGCATGCTGCTCGCCGCGCGCCTCGCCGTGCCGGTGATGGCGGCGGCACTCGACGAGGAGGGCGCGATCGCGGCCACCGCCGAGCAGCTGCGCGGTTCCGGTTCCCAGCAGCTGGCGCTCGCCCCGTACCTGATCGGCCCGGAGATCGACGCCGGCCTGCTGGACGAGGCCGCCAAGGAGGCGGGCTGCTCCGCCGCCGAGGCGCTCGGCCCGTACCCGGCGATCGGCAAGCTCGCGCTGGCCAAGTACACGGCGGCGCTGGGCATCGCTCCGCAGCAGCCGCAGGGCGCGCCGGTCCGCTGA
- a CDS encoding GAF domain-containing protein → MSGDESQGSGQHLPGLRLDELLGELQVRIDAVRGTRDRLHSLLEAVLSVGRELDLPQVLRSIVEAAVVLVDAEYGALGVIGGDRKLSEFLTVGIDEERRARIGALPSGHGLLGELIRRPVPLRLPELSEHPESYGFPAHHPPMHSFLGVPIRVRDDVFGNLYLTEKRSGTQFDAEDESVLSTLAVAAGVAIENARLYEETRLRERWQRASGKVTSMLLTGAPGEEVLELIIDEARKIVCADMGMIAERVPGEEALRPALAVGLGARERSGLVMSSGDGLVGAALATAEPVVSADIANDTRPGAGAAPWAGLGPVVAVPLGISGKARGVLLLGREPGGVPFGDADTGPLLGFADQAALALELAERRRDAEQIALLQDRDRIARDLHDLAIQRLFAAGMTLQSAQRFMEHPEGMERLTRTVDDLDDTIKIIRSTIFGLRAHGAGTREDSGLRGRVSQAVTASATSFGFSPALRIEGLVETDVPGEIADHAVAVLGEALSNAARHSGARAVDVRLRCGEGELTLTVTDDGCGVPPGAARSGLRNLEERAVALGGALTLGERPEGGGTRLVWRVPVAPAEAPAPAPTDSRTAGGPEGV, encoded by the coding sequence ATGAGCGGGGACGAGAGCCAGGGGTCCGGGCAGCATCTGCCCGGACTTCGGCTCGACGAGCTGCTGGGCGAGCTCCAGGTGCGTATCGACGCGGTGCGTGGTACCAGGGACCGTCTGCACAGCTTGCTGGAGGCCGTCCTCTCGGTCGGGCGGGAGCTGGACCTGCCGCAGGTGCTGCGCAGCATCGTGGAGGCCGCGGTGGTGCTCGTGGACGCCGAGTACGGGGCGCTCGGCGTGATCGGCGGGGACCGGAAGCTGTCCGAGTTCCTGACCGTCGGGATCGACGAGGAGCGGCGCGCGCGGATCGGGGCGCTGCCCAGCGGACACGGGCTTCTCGGCGAGCTGATCCGGCGCCCGGTGCCCTTGAGGCTGCCGGAACTCTCGGAGCACCCGGAGTCGTACGGCTTCCCGGCCCACCACCCGCCGATGCACTCCTTTCTCGGGGTTCCGATCAGGGTGCGCGACGATGTGTTCGGGAACTTGTATCTCACCGAGAAGCGCAGCGGTACGCAGTTCGACGCCGAGGACGAGTCGGTCCTGTCGACGCTGGCGGTCGCGGCCGGGGTGGCCATCGAGAACGCGCGGCTGTACGAGGAGACGCGCCTGCGGGAACGCTGGCAGCGGGCCAGCGGAAAGGTCACCAGCATGCTCCTGACCGGCGCGCCCGGCGAGGAGGTGCTGGAGCTGATCATCGACGAGGCGCGGAAGATCGTCTGCGCGGACATGGGGATGATCGCGGAGCGGGTGCCGGGCGAGGAGGCCCTGCGCCCGGCACTGGCGGTCGGCCTCGGGGCGCGCGAGCGCAGCGGCCTGGTGATGTCCTCCGGGGACGGCCTCGTGGGAGCCGCGCTGGCCACCGCCGAGCCGGTGGTCAGCGCCGACATCGCGAACGACACCCGGCCGGGCGCGGGCGCGGCCCCCTGGGCCGGGCTCGGCCCCGTGGTGGCGGTGCCGCTGGGGATCAGCGGAAAGGCGCGCGGAGTGCTGCTGCTGGGGCGGGAGCCGGGCGGCGTACCGTTCGGTGACGCGGACACCGGACCGCTGCTCGGGTTCGCCGACCAGGCCGCCCTCGCCCTGGAACTGGCCGAACGGCGCCGGGACGCGGAACAGATCGCGCTGCTCCAGGACCGCGACCGCATCGCCCGCGACCTCCACGACCTCGCCATCCAGCGGCTCTTCGCGGCGGGCATGACCCTGCAGAGCGCGCAGCGCTTCATGGAGCATCCCGAGGGCATGGAGCGACTGACGCGGACCGTCGACGACCTGGACGACACCATCAAGATCATTCGGTCCACGATCTTCGGTCTGCGCGCGCACGGCGCGGGTACCAGGGAGGACAGCGGTCTGCGCGGCCGGGTCTCGCAGGCGGTGACGGCCTCGGCCACCTCGTTCGGGTTCTCGCCCGCGCTGCGGATCGAGGGGCTCGTGGAGACCGATGTCCCCGGCGAGATCGCCGACCACGCCGTCGCGGTGCTCGGCGAGGCACTGAGCAACGCGGCCCGGCACTCCGGGGCACGGGCCGTGGACGTCCGGCTCCGGTGCGGCGAGGGCGAGTTGACGCTGACGGTGACCGACGACGGCTGCGGGGTGCCCCCGGGGGCCGCGCGCAGCGGGCTGCGGAACCTGGAGGAACGTGCCGTCGCCCTGGGCGGAGCGCTGACACTCGGCGAGAGGCCGGAGGGCGGCGGTACGCGGCTGGTGTGGCGGGTGCCGGTGGCCCCGGCCGAGGCCCCGGCCCCGGCCCCGACCGACTCGCGGACGGCCGGGGGACCGGAGGGCGTCTGA
- a CDS encoding nitric oxide synthase oxygenase: MLRAAAEFLTLHHTEQRLGDPSRRIAAARAEITETGTYRHTTEELVFGARVAWRNANRCIGRLYWHSLRVRDRREVRTAREVADASADHLREATRDGRIRALITVFAPDEPGRPGPRIWNEQLIRYAGYARPDGSVTGDPRNVGLTALARRLGWPGGPGTPFDVLPLVVQGAGEGPRWFTLPDDAVLEVRLDHPEYTWWRSLGLRWHAVPALANMCLEIGGICYPTAPFNGWYMGTEIGARNLADADRYDLLPFLAERLGLDTRTDRSLWKDRTLVELNRSVLYSFDRAGVTVTDHHTESRHFLTHLGREERKGRRVGADWSWIVPPISGSATPVFHRTYETLDQRPAYVHHPEAHERARGGSGEVLV, encoded by the coding sequence CTGCTCCGCGCCGCCGCCGAGTTCCTCACCCTCCATCACACCGAGCAGCGTCTCGGCGACCCGTCCCGGCGCATCGCCGCCGCACGGGCGGAGATAACGGAGACGGGCACATACCGTCACACCACCGAGGAACTGGTCTTCGGCGCGCGTGTCGCCTGGCGCAACGCCAACCGGTGCATCGGGCGCCTGTACTGGCACTCGCTGCGGGTCCGCGACCGCAGGGAGGTGCGGACGGCACGGGAGGTCGCCGACGCCTCCGCGGACCACCTGCGGGAGGCCACCCGTGACGGCCGCATCCGAGCGCTCATCACGGTCTTCGCGCCGGACGAGCCGGGCCGCCCCGGCCCGCGGATCTGGAACGAACAGCTCATCCGGTACGCCGGTTACGCGCGCCCCGACGGGAGCGTGACCGGCGATCCGCGCAACGTCGGCCTCACCGCGCTCGCCCGGCGGCTGGGCTGGCCCGGCGGCCCGGGCACCCCCTTCGACGTCCTGCCCCTGGTGGTGCAGGGCGCCGGTGAGGGGCCCCGCTGGTTCACGCTGCCGGACGACGCGGTGCTCGAAGTGAGGCTGGACCATCCCGAGTACACCTGGTGGCGTTCGCTCGGACTGCGCTGGCACGCCGTGCCCGCGCTGGCCAACATGTGCCTGGAGATCGGCGGCATCTGCTACCCGACGGCCCCCTTCAACGGCTGGTACATGGGCACCGAGATCGGCGCCCGCAACCTCGCCGACGCCGACCGCTACGACCTCCTCCCGTTCCTCGCCGAGCGCCTCGGCCTCGACACCCGTACCGACCGCTCCCTGTGGAAGGACCGGACGCTCGTCGAACTCAACCGTTCGGTCCTGTACTCGTTCGACCGCGCGGGCGTCACCGTCACCGACCACCACACCGAGTCCCGGCACTTCCTCACCCATCTCGGCCGCGAGGAGCGCAAGGGCCGCCGCGTCGGCGCCGACTGGTCGTGGATCGTGCCGCCCATCTCCGGCAGCGCCACACCCGTCTTCCACCGCACCTACGAAACGCTGGACCAGCGACCCGCTTACGTGCACCACCCCGAGGCGCACGAACGGGCGCGCGGCGGCAGTGGGGAGGTCCTGGTCTAG
- a CDS encoding response regulator transcription factor — MAEARAFTEQNPIRVFLLDDHEVVRRGLTDLLDAEPDISVVGDAGSVEQALVRGPALRPHVAVLDVRLPDGDGISVCRELRSQMPELACLMLTSFDDEEALLDAIMAGASGYVLKQIKGSDLVSAVRTVASGQSMLDPTTTARLMRSLRADPAGEPALAPELAGLSPRERDILALIGDGLTNREIGKKLYLSEKTVKNHISRLLAKLGVQRRVQAAVLASHLENPDTADRKSR, encoded by the coding sequence ATGGCCGAGGCGCGTGCCTTCACGGAACAGAACCCGATCCGGGTCTTTCTGCTGGACGACCACGAGGTCGTACGCCGTGGCCTGACCGATCTCCTGGACGCCGAGCCGGACATCTCGGTGGTCGGCGACGCGGGCAGCGTCGAACAGGCACTGGTGCGCGGCCCGGCGCTGCGTCCGCACGTCGCCGTGCTCGACGTCCGCCTGCCGGACGGCGACGGGATCAGCGTCTGCCGCGAGCTGCGCAGCCAGATGCCGGAACTGGCCTGCCTGATGCTGACGTCCTTCGACGACGAGGAAGCCCTCCTCGACGCGATCATGGCGGGAGCCTCGGGATACGTACTCAAACAGATCAAGGGCTCCGACCTGGTCTCGGCAGTCCGCACCGTGGCTTCGGGCCAGTCGATGCTGGATCCGACCACGACGGCCCGGCTGATGCGGTCACTGCGCGCCGACCCCGCCGGGGAACCTGCCCTCGCTCCCGAACTCGCCGGCCTCTCACCCCGCGAGCGGGACATCCTCGCACTCATCGGGGACGGGCTCACCAACCGGGAGATCGGCAAGAAGCTGTACCTGTCCGAGAAGACGGTGAAGAACCACATCTCCCGGCTGCTGGCCAAACTCGGTGTCCAGCGCCGAGTCCAGGCAGCGGTCCTGGCCAGCCACCTGGAGAACCCCGACACCGCCGACCGCAAGAGTCGCTGA
- a CDS encoding carbamate kinase: MRIVVALGGNALLHRGERPDAAVQEANVDRVTTAIAALAHEHEIVITHGNGPQLGLLAGESAADSALSAPCPLDLLGAQTQGLIGSLLARSLHDALPGRRIVALVTHTLVRADDPAFDHPTKRVGQVYPRDVASSLAAGCGWRFAAEGTGRRRVVPSPEPERVWETDTVHELLTGGTLVICAGGGGVPVTADRDTGALTGVEAVVDKDLTAALLAEDLEADFLLILTDVPCVYTGYRTPGQRPLLGVTPAELRRGGFTDGSMGPKAEAAARFVERTGGPAAIGALDAAYEIVHGRSGTLVRPDLPVE; the protein is encoded by the coding sequence ATGCGCATCGTCGTGGCGCTCGGCGGCAACGCCCTGCTGCACCGGGGTGAACGCCCCGACGCGGCCGTTCAGGAAGCCAACGTCGACCGGGTCACCACCGCCATCGCCGCCCTCGCCCACGAGCACGAGATCGTCATCACGCACGGCAACGGGCCGCAGCTCGGCCTGCTCGCCGGCGAGAGCGCGGCCGACTCGGCCCTGAGCGCCCCCTGCCCGCTGGACCTCCTCGGTGCCCAGACCCAGGGACTGATCGGCTCCCTGCTGGCCCGCAGCCTGCACGACGCCCTGCCCGGTCGTCGGATCGTAGCCCTGGTCACCCACACTCTCGTGCGCGCCGACGACCCGGCCTTCGACCACCCAACGAAGCGCGTCGGCCAGGTGTACCCACGGGACGTGGCGTCGTCTCTCGCCGCCGGGTGCGGCTGGCGCTTCGCCGCGGAGGGCACGGGCCGGCGACGCGTCGTGCCCTCCCCGGAGCCCGAGCGGGTGTGGGAGACCGACACCGTCCATGAGCTGCTGACGGGCGGCACCCTCGTCATCTGCGCCGGCGGCGGAGGCGTCCCCGTCACCGCCGACCGCGACACCGGCGCGCTGACCGGCGTGGAGGCCGTCGTCGACAAGGACCTCACCGCGGCGCTGCTCGCCGAGGACCTGGAGGCCGACTTCCTGCTCATCCTCACCGACGTGCCCTGCGTCTACACCGGGTACCGCACCCCCGGGCAGCGGCCGCTCCTCGGCGTCACACCCGCCGAGCTGCGCCGGGGCGGCTTCACCGACGGATCCATGGGGCCCAAGGCCGAGGCCGCCGCGCGCTTCGTCGAGCGCACCGGCGGACCGGCCGCGATCGGCGCCCTGGACGCGGCCTACGAGATCGTCCACGGCAGGTCGGGCACCCTCGTCCGACCGGACCTGCCCGTCGAGTGA
- a CDS encoding lactonase family protein: protein MADGGRREQRAFIGSFTAAGGPGVLTAAVDRDSGALTLLSTVGGVADPSYLALSPARDMLYAVSETADGAVAAYRVGGDKPEPAGPPVPVGGSGPTHLSVFAGHVLTANYGSGSVTAVPVRADGTLARAATSVLQHTGSGPHTRRQKNPHAHQVQSDPSGRWAVSVDLGTDSVRVCTLEGGRLALHREIALRPGSGPRHLAFHPRGEHAYVLNELAPTVTVCRWNALEGSLRPVGETSVLSGVPDGDAYPSGIVVSPDGRFVWTATRGQDVVSVLTPDATGEGLRLVATVPCGGAWPRALAVGPSGRFLYVANERSGDVTWFAVAPDTGVPRRSGSMPVPAASCVVFG from the coding sequence GTGGCAGACGGTGGCAGGCGGGAACAGCGGGCGTTCATCGGCTCGTTCACGGCGGCGGGGGGCCCAGGAGTCCTCACCGCCGCCGTGGACCGCGACAGCGGTGCGCTGACCCTCCTGAGCACGGTGGGCGGGGTGGCCGACCCCTCGTACCTCGCGCTGTCACCCGCCCGCGACATGCTCTACGCGGTCAGCGAGACGGCCGACGGCGCGGTGGCCGCGTACCGTGTGGGCGGCGACAAGCCGGAGCCGGCCGGGCCCCCGGTGCCGGTCGGCGGCAGCGGTCCCACACATCTCAGTGTCTTCGCCGGACACGTCCTCACCGCCAACTACGGCTCCGGAAGCGTCACCGCCGTGCCCGTCCGCGCCGACGGCACGCTGGCCCGCGCCGCCACGAGCGTGCTCCAGCACACCGGTTCCGGGCCGCACACCCGGCGCCAGAAGAACCCGCACGCCCATCAGGTGCAGTCCGACCCGAGCGGGCGCTGGGCGGTGAGCGTCGACCTCGGTACGGACTCGGTGCGGGTGTGCACGCTGGAGGGCGGCAGGCTCGCGCTGCACCGCGAGATCGCGCTGCGCCCCGGCTCCGGACCCCGCCACCTCGCCTTTCATCCCCGGGGCGAACACGCGTACGTGCTCAATGAGCTCGCGCCCACCGTCACCGTGTGCCGCTGGAACGCCCTGGAGGGCTCGCTGCGGCCCGTCGGCGAGACGTCGGTGCTCTCGGGTGTCCCGGACGGCGACGCGTACCCCTCGGGCATCGTGGTGTCGCCCGACGGCCGCTTCGTGTGGACCGCCACGCGGGGCCAGGACGTCGTCTCCGTCCTGACGCCCGACGCGACGGGTGAGGGCCTGCGGCTGGTCGCCACGGTGCCCTGTGGAGGCGCCTGGCCACGGGCGCTGGCCGTCGGCCCCTCCGGACGCTTCCTCTACGTCGCCAACGAGCGCTCGGGGGACGTGACCTGGTTCGCCGTCGCCCCGGACACGGGGGTGCCGCGGCGGAGCGGATCGATGCCGGTTCCGGCGGCGTCCTGCGTGGTCTTCGGCTGA